AAAAACTGGACAGAAGTAACGACGTACGCAGAAAACCTGCTGAGCGGTACCAATATCAGCACCGACGACCAGATCATCGGTCACTTCTACCTCGGTAAAGCCCACCAGGAAAATGGCAAGTACGATGATGCGATCAGCGAGTACAAAACCGTTAGCGGCCTTACCAAATCGGAGATCGGTGCGGAAGCACGTTACAGCATTGCCCACAGCTACCTGCTGAAAAACGACCTGGCAGCGGCTGAAAAAGCGGGCTTCGACCTCATCAAAAATGCACCCGGTTACGAATACTGGACGGCTAAAACTTACATCCTGTTAGGCGACGTGTACTGGAAACAGAAAGACTACTTCAATGCGAAAGCCACCTTCCAGAGCATCGCCGAAAACTGTCCGATCGACGAGTTGAAGAACGAAGCGAAGGACAAGCTGAACAAAGTAGAAGCAGAAGAAAAAGCAGGATCAAAAATCAAATAAGCCATGTAATGCCCCGCGCAGGCGGACATTATCTGTAACATAAATTATTCGAACAGCATGCAGTTATTACGCAACATATTACTCGTTTCGGGCGCAGCCCTGGCAGGTCTGCAACAGGCACAGGCGCAGGACACCCTGAAACAGGAAACGATCAACATCATCTCCGTTTACCAGCCTAAACTGCGCGAAGCAGCCAAGCTGAACCTGAACGCATCTTTGCCTACGGCAGATACAAGCCGTCCACGGTTGAACTACCAGGTGCCGGCACTCAACCTGTACTTCATGTACCAGCCCGTTCCGCTGAAACCGCTGGCACTGGGCAAAGATTCGCTGAAAGCGCTTCAAAACAATTATGTGAAGTTCGGTTATGGTAACCTCAGCACACCACTGGTGGAAGCAGGTTTCGGCAGCGGTCGTAACGATAAATGGAACTTTGGCCTGTTTGGCAGTTATACCGGCTCTAAGGGCGAGATCAAAAACCAGGACTATACCGCGGTAAACGTACTGGCCAGCGGCACCTACTACTCTCCCCTCTTCGAGATCAACGGTAGCCTCAAATACAGCCTGAACCAGGTACATTACTATGGTTACGACCACTCTGTGTTCGACTTCAAAAAGAGCGATATCAAACAATCGTTTAATGAAGTAGTAGCCCAGCTGGGATTGAAGAACAGGCCGCAGGACGACTGGGGCTGGCAGTTTCAGCCGGATGCGAAGTTTATCGTATTTGGAGATTCTTTCGAACGTATGGAGAACACCTTCATCCTGAAAGCGCCTATCCGCAAACAGCTGTTCGAAGATCTCTACCTGAAAGCAGAAGGTGTATTAGACCTGTCGACCTTTAAAGAAGACAACAATGCAGCCATCAACAATAACGTAATGGCCATTCACCCCGCGCTGGAACTGATTAAGCCAGGCTTCATGCTGCACGCGGGTTTGAATCCTACCTGGACTAAAAAAAATAAGTTCTACCTGCTGCCCGATATCGTGAACGAATCGCACCTGATCCGTAAGAAACTGATCCTGAGCAGTGGCTGGATCTCTTATATCGACAAGAACAACTACCGCAACCTGGCTAACAAGAACCCCTTCATCAGCGGGTTTGCCGATAGCATTATGAATACGCGGATTGAAGAAAAATACACGGGTATTAAAGGTACCCTCGGCAGTCACTTTACGTACAACACCAAATTTGCCGGCGTTACCTACCATAACCTGCCCCTGTTCGTAAACGACAGTATTGACGGTAAAACCTTCGATACCCGTAACGAGGAAGAGCTGCGTGCCTTCCAGTTCCATGCAGAAGTAGGTTACATCCAGGAAGAGAAGTTCCAGATTCGCCTGAGCGGTGACTGGTGGAGCTTTAACAAGCAGGAAACCGAGCTGAAAGCATGGGGTATGGTGCCGTTCCAGTATAACCTGTACGGACAGTACACCTTCTTCAAAAAACTGCACTTAAACGCTGACCTGTTTGCCCTGGGCCGCAGTTATTACCTGGACCCGAAAACGATGGCTTTCGGCCGTACGAAGGCGGCGATGGACCTGAACGTAGGTGCTACCTTCAATATTGGTAAGAATTTCAACCTGTGGGCTAACGCGAATAACCTGCTGAACAGCAAGTACCAGCGTTGGAACAACTATGCCTCTTACGGGTTGAACGTGCTGGGCGGTGTGATGATCAAATTTTAAATCGTAAACTTGCACCCAAATTAAGCCGGCGGATGCTACAACATTTTATCACAGAAGTCCTTTTTAAAGAGCAAACCTGCTGCGTACCTGGCGTGGGTACGTTTACCATACAGCACATCCCTGCGCATTTTAACGTAGTGGAGCAGCAACTGGTACCTCCCAGGCAGCAGATCCTGTTCGAAGAAAAGTGGGACGACGACAGCGCCTGCGCCCAATGGGTTTCTCATAAAGAAAACCTGGTGGAGAGCGTGGCCCGGCTTAAAATGGATAAGTACGTGCTGCAGTTCAAAGATGACCTGGCCGCTGGTCAGCCCATCGCGATCCCGAGCGTAGGTACCCTCCACAAAGACCCGTTCGGACAGCTGGTATTTACGCCGCAGGAGCTGCCGGACACCTGGGAGCCCCTCGTACTGCAACCCGTACTGCGCCACGATTCGGCACCCAAAGTAACCGTAGGCAACACCGAAATGGTGAACCAGCAGGTAGTAAATCATATGTCTGCCGTATCCGACGAAGGCAGTGGTTTTAAATGGTGGTGGGTAGTATTTCCCTTGCTGCTCGTAGGTTTGGGCGGCCTGGGCTGGTACTTATGGCAACAGCAGTCGCAACCAGGCGATAGTACAGCCATCACGCCCGAAACAACCGTACGTTTTGCCCCCGCAGCCATCGCCGATTCCAGTACCGATGGCGTACAACTGCCTTCCGACACGAGTGAGCTGCCGCTGCCCGAGGAAACGGTCATGCAGCCGGTCGCTAACGGTGATTCGGTGCAATACTACGCGGTGTACATTATTGCGAACGCGGCTAAGGCAGACAAGAACTTTAAACAACAAACCACCTGGCAGCAAGGCCGCGCGGTGATGTATACCAAAGATGATTCGCTTACTTTCCGTATAGCCATCCCTGTAAGGGCGCTGCCGAAGGACACGGCGGCGGTGAAAGACTCGATGCGTAATGCACTGGGCATGGTGATCCGCTGTATGGATACTAAATAATTTGAGTGAAGGTTATGAGATCGCCTGAGCGATGACTGGCTTTCGACACCCGAAATAAAAGGGGGCTGTCTCAAAAGTAATTAACCCGTTTTCATTCGGGTACCTGATGGAGAGATTTTTCGTTTACGCGATTCTCGTGGCCATCAAACTACTTTTGATACAGCCCTAATTTTTTCGGCTACCTGATGGAGACATGTCATCGTTTAAGCCTTCATTTTACTTTTTGGTCAGCCCCTTTTTATGTCAATTGTCGTTTTACGATTTCAATTCCCTCTTTGAAACTTCTCGGTGCAAACCCCAGGTCCTTCACGGCCTTATCGATCACAAACCCGGTGCGTGCAGGTCGTTTAGCCGGCTGCGTGAACGTATCGGCATTCACCCGTTCCATTAATGATGCGTCGAGTGAGAAGTGTTCCGCTACGGCCAGGGCCATGTCGTAAGGCGTCATCAAATCTTTACCAGACAGATGATAAATCCCCGTTGCCTGCTGCTCCACGATCAGTTTGCAGCCGATCGCTAAGTCCTGCACCAGTGTGGGCGTACGCCATTGATCATCCACCACTTTGATGGATTTACCCTGTTCCAGGTTGCCTTTCACCCAGGTAATAATGTTACTGCGCTTAGGATCATCCGACACACCGTACACGAGCACCGTGCGGGCAATGGCCCATGGCTGTCTGGCCGCCATCACTGCGCGTTCGGCCAGCACTTTGCTGGAGCCGTAGAAGCTGATCGGGTTCACCAGGTCATCTTCCCGGTACGGACCGTTTAATCCATCGAATACGAAGTCCGTAGAGAGGAAGAGGAAAAATGCAACCGAAGCTTCCAGCAGGTATTTGGTGGCTGTCACGTTCGTGTCGCGACAGGCGTCCTTATTGCGCTCGCAGTCATCCGCCTGTGTCATGGCGCCGGAGTGGATGATGACCTGTGGCTGATGTTTGGCAATAAGCGACGCAATGGCCTCCTGGTCGGTGAGGTCTGCCGCCTCGTAGGTGTAGCCGCTTTGCCGGCGCAGGCGGTTTGGACCTTTGCCGGTCGCCACCACCTGCCAGGCTGCGTCTTCACTGAATAATTGTACGAGGTACTGACCTAACAGGCCGTTACTCCCGGTGATGAGGATCGTCTTCATTACATTTTCATCCCCAGGTTATACATCGTAAACGCCCATATGTCGGCCGCTTCGTCGATTACTTTTGAAGTAGGTTTACCTGCCCCATGGCCCGCCTGTGTTTCAATACGGATCAGCGCCGGGTTAGGACCAGCAGCGGCTTCCTGTAGGGCTGCGGCAAACTTAAAGGAGTGTGCAGGCACTACACGATCGTCGTGGTCGCCGGTGGTGATGAGGGTTGCCGGGTAATTCACGCCTTTGCGCAGGTTGTGTAACGGGGAATATTTGTATAAATAAGGGAACTCGTCTGCCTTTTCGCTGCTGCCGTATTCTACTACCCATGCCCAGCCGATGGTGAACTTCTGGTAACGGAGCATGTCCAGCACGCCTACAGCAGGCAGGGCTACTTTGAACAGGTCGGGGCGCTGGGTCATACAGGCACCTACGAGCAAACCACCGTTAGAACCGCCACGGATAGCGATCTTACCGGGATTAGTATATTTCTCTCTGATGAGGTATTCTGCCGCACCAATGAAGTCGTCGAATACGTTCTGTTTCTTGTCCTTCATGCCCGCTTTATGCCAGCTTTCGCCGTACTCACTGCCGCCGCGCAGGTTTACTACTGCGTAAATGCCACCCTGTTCCATGAAGAAAAGGTTGGTTACGCTAAAACCCGGCGTCATCGGGATGTTAAAGCCACCATAGCCGTACAGCAACACCGGTGTATTGCCATCCTGCTTCAAACCCTTCTTGTAAGAAAGGAAAATGGGCACACGGGAGCCGTCTTTGCTGGTGAAGAACACCTGTTTGGTTTCGTATTGCGTAGCGTCAAACTTTGCTTCCGGGCGTTTGTACACATCAGACTTGCCCGAAGTAATGTCGTATTTGTAGATGGTAGCTGGTGCGACGAACGAAGTATAGGTATAAAAGAACTGCGCATCTTCCTTTTTACCGCCAAATCCGCTGGCAGTACCCAGACCGGGCAGTTGTATCTCCTGCTCCAGTTTACCGGTTACATCATATTGGTAAATTTTGGTAGATGCATCCTTCAGGTAGCTGGCGAACAGTTTACCGCCGCCGGTGCCTACACTGCCCAACACTTCCGGCTTCTCCGGGATGATGGTTTGCCAGTTGGCCTTGTCCGGATTTTTAGGATCGATCGCCACCAGTTTGAAGTTAGGCGCGTCTTCGTTAGTGAGTACCAGCAGTTTGTCGCCTACATTATCTACCACAGAGGGATCGAATGCGAAGCCTTTCACCAGCACTTTGAAGTCTGTTTGGCTGGCATCTGTCAGGTCGCGAACGGCCAGCTGCGCGCCGGAAGTACCTTCGGTAGTACTGAGGACGAGGAAACGCTCATCTTCAGTAAGACCTACGCCGGCATTGCGAAGCGGGTGTTCCTTATCTACATAAATAAGTTCATCCTGCTCCTGTTTGGTGCCGAGTTTATGGTAGTATACTTTATGATATTCGTTTTTACCGGACAGGCGGCTCTTCTCATCCGGCTTGTCGTAACGGCTGTAATAAAATCCATCCCCTTTCCAGCTGATGCCACTGAATTTGATCCAGTCGAGATGATCTTCCAGTACCTTTTTGGATTCCACGTCCATCACGAACGCTTCCTGCCAGTCGGAGCCGGCTTTCGCGATGAGGTAAGCGGCATAACGGCTGTCTTTCGAAAAACGCAGCGCGCCCAGGGCCACTGTTCCTTTATCTGATAATTTATTGGGATCGATAAAAACCTCCGGGGTACCGTCGGTTCCCTGTTGGCGGTAGAGCACTGCCTGGTTCTGCAGCCCGTCGTTCTTATAAAAATAATAGTATTTGCCTTCGCGGAAGGGGGCGCCATACTTGGGATAATCCATCATTTCCTCTATACGGGCCTTTATTTTATCGCGGAAGGGAATTTTATCGAGATAGTTGCGGGTGACCTTATTTTGCTCGATTACCCAGGCCTTGGTGTCGTCCGCATGGTCATTTTCGAGCCAGCGGTATGGATCTGCTACTTTGCGGCCATGATATTCATCGGTTGTATCCACTTTTTTTGTTAATGGATAGGAAATTTTGCTTTGTTGCGCGGCTGCTCCGTTCGTCATGCTCATCAGTGTAAATATTAGAAAGCTATGGTAGTAAAACGATTTCATTCGTATAACTTTTAAAAATGGAAGGCTTTTTTTACAAGAAAATCAAAATTTAACGATAAATGCTAACATTATATATAAGAATAGTTTTCCAAAAATGTTATTTTTGTGCGCCCTTTAACGCAATATTTTGACCAATAATATGAAAAAAGTGAACAACATCGCAGTTCTTACTTCCGGGGGTGACGCTCCCGGGATGAACGCCGCAATACGCGCCGTGGTAAGAGCAGGTATCTATCATCATTTGAATGTATACGGTGTTATGTATGGCTACAAGGGGATGTTGACTAATGATATCTTTCCTATGGAATCGAAGACCGTAGCCAACATCATTCAGCGTGGTGGTACGATCTTGAAAACAGCCCGTTGCAAGGAATTTTACGAGCCTGAAGGTCGCAAAAAGGCATACGAGAACCTGAAAAAACTGGATATTGACGGTTTAGTGGTGATCGGTGGCGACGGTTCCTTCAAAGGGGCACAAAAATTCAGTGAGGAATTTGATATACCCTGTATCGGGTTGCCTGGCACAATCGATAAAGATATTGCCGGTACTGACTTTACAATTGGTTTTGACACAGCAGTGAACACTGCTGTAGATGCGATCGATAAGATCCGTGATACGGCCGACGCGCACGACCGCCTGTTCATTATCGAAGTAATGGGCCGCGACGCCGGGTACATTGCCCTGCACAGTGGTATTGCTACCGGTGCCGAACACGTACTGATGCCCGAACGTAAAAGCGAGATCGACGACATTATCAACGAACTGCAGGCTAACGAGCGCAGGAAGAAATTGGTAAACCTGATCGTGGTAGCGGAAGGTGATGAGTTTGGCGGCGCTAACGGCGTAGTGAAACACATCAAGGAACGCCTCCCCCAACTGGATACCCGCGTATGTATACTCGGTCACATCCAGCGCGGTGGTACTCCAACCTGTATGGACCGCATCATTGCCAGCCGCCTTGGCTACGCAGCCGTAGAAGCGCTGCTCGACGGTACGCATAATGTAATGGTCGGTGTGGTAAATGACAAAATCGCGTACACCCCGCTTACACAGGCGGTTAAGGCAAAACAGTCCATAGACGAAGAATGGTTCAAGATTATTAAAATTCTGGCGAGTTAAAATTATATAGCTTATGAGTACACAAGACCTGTCGAAATACTATCACAAGCAAATGGACAACGTTGCAGGACGTGAGCATTCCACACACAAGACTAAGATAGTAGCAACCGTAGGCCCCGCCTGCGATACCTATGAGAAATTATTGGAGCTGGTGCAGTCTGGCGTAAACGTGTTCCGTTTGAACTTCTCTCACGGCAGCCACGAAGACAAAGCTAAGATCATCAGCTTTATCCGCCAGATCAACGCGACCCAACCTTACAATGTGGCCATCCTGGCCGACCTGCAAGGCCCGAAGCTGCGTGTGGGTGAAATCGAGAACAATGCATTGCCGCTTAAAACGGGTGATATCCTCACTTTCGTGAACGAAAAATGCGTAGGTAACATGGAGCGCATCTATGTTTCTTACCATAACCTGCATAAAGATGTTCGTCCCGGTCAGAAAATTCTGCTGGACGACGGTAAGATCGAAACCGTGGTTAAAGAAGTAACGGCTAACCACGAAATTAAAGCAGAAGTTACCCTCGGCGGTATTCTTTCTTCCAAAAAAGGCTTCAACCTGCCCGATACTAAGGTAGAACTGCCCTCGCTGACCGAGAAAGACCTGATCGACCTGGACTTCATCATCGACCAGGCGCCTGACTGGGTAGCACTGTCTTTCGTAAGAAACGCCGCCGACCTGGTAGACCTGCGCAACCGTATTAAAGAGCGCAACTCTAAGCTGAAGATTATTTCTAAGATAGAAAAACCGGAAGCGATCGAGAACCTGAAGGAAATCATCTGGGAAAGCGACGGCGTAATGATTGCCCGTGGTGACCTCGGTGTGGAGCTGCCTGTAGAGGTAATTCCAATGATCCAGAAGGACATCATCCGCAAATGTATCCACCGTGCAAAACCTGTAATCGTGGCTACACAGATGATGGAAAGCATGATCGACCGCACCCGTCCGAACCGCAGTGAAATCACCGACGTGGCAAACGCGGTACTGGAAGGCGCCGACGCAGTGATGCTGAGTGGTGAAACGGCTACCGGCCAACATCCTGCACTGGTTATCCAGACGATGAAAAAAATCATCATGGAGGTGGAAAAAGAAGAGATCATTTACAACCGTAACCTGATCCCTCACCGCCACTCTCCTACCTTCCTGAGCGACGCACTGTGCTACAATGCTGCTAAGATCGCGGAAGACCTGGATGCTGACGCGCTGATCGGTATGACAGCTTCCGGTTACACCGGCTTCATGCTCTCCAGCTATCGTCCGAAATCACCACTGTACGTATTTACCAAAGAAAGGTCACTGGTGAACCAGTTGAGCCTTAGCTGGGGTGTACGCGCCTTCTACTATGCAGAAGAAATGAGTGTGGACGAGATCGTAAAAGATCAGATCAACATCCTGAAAGAGCGTGGTTTCCTGAAAACCAACGACGTAGTGGTAAACACAGGTAGCACGCCTGTAAAAGAGCACCTGCCTACCAACATGATCAAAATTACCAGGGTAACCGACGAGAAATAGTCAACTCCCACATTGGTCAAAATATCAGGAAAGCGTACAGTCGGAAGATTGTACGCTTTTTTTAGTTACTGTTTCTTATAAGTCATCGCGTAAACAGCAATGGCCGTTCCTACCAGCAGCGCCCCTGCGGCACATGCACCATTCCATTTTGCTACGTCCCACACAAGCAAACCTAAGCCGGAGCCGGCCGCCGTGCCGATGAAGCTCACCGTCATAAACACCGTGTTCATACGGTTACGCGCATCCGGCAAAATAGCATAGATGCGTGTTTGGTTCGATACGTGTACGCCCTGTATGCCAAGGTCCAGCACGATAATGCCCACCACGATACCAATGATATTTGCCTGGGAAAGCCAAAAGATAACAAAGCTGAGGAACACCAACGTTAGCCCGTAACCAATCGCAATGCGCGGGTTCTTTTTATCCGCGATACGCCCAATCAACGGAGCGCCCAGCGCACCCGCCGCCGCTGCCAGTCCCAGCATGCCGATCACATCGCTGCCGTAGTTGAAAGGCGGTGCTGCCAGGTGAAACACGATCGTTACCCAAAACAGGCCGAACGACGCGAACACACAGGCGTTAATCACCGAGGCCTCACGTAACAATGGTTGCTCCTTCGCCAACGTAAACAACGAACGCATCAACGCGCCATAACTACCCGCAAAATGCGGACGGCTTTGCGGAAACGACCGCCACATCACGATCCACAAAAGAAATACGATGCCCGCCGCGATCCAGAACATGGCGCGCCAGCCGAAGTGTTGTCCTACAATACCGCTCAGCGTACGTGAAAGCAAAATGCCTACGAGCAACCCGCTCATAATTGAACCAACGATCTTACCACGATGCTGCGGATCACTCAGGTTTGCCGCGAGTGGCAGGATGAGTTGAGGAATAACAGAAGTAAACCCGATCAGCAGACCGCTGATCTTCAGCACGAAAATATTAGGCGCTTTGGCCGCAAGCAATAATGCCAGCAACGACAAACCTGCCATCACCAAGATCTGTCGCTTCCGCTCGATCTTATCGCCCAAAGGCACACAAAAGAACAAGCCAAGCGCATATCCCGCCTGGGTAAGAAAGGTTACCTGTCCCGCATTGCTCTCCGACACGCCAAAATCCTGCGCGATCAATACCAGCAGGGGCTGACTGTAATAAATATTGGCCACGATCAACCCCGTGCACATTGCCATCACGATAATATTCCACCTGCTTAACGCCATATCCGTTTTTATTTGCGTACCAAAATTAGCTATTTGAAATGCAAACTCCGTTGTACGAATCGAATGTATTTGCGTTAATTTTACCTATACCATTACCAAACGGAACATCTTATGACCTTCAGCAGCATTTACCCATACACCCAGGAAACCATTGCGGAATAC
This genomic interval from Chitinophaga horti contains the following:
- a CDS encoding SDR family oxidoreductase, with product MKTILITGSNGLLGQYLVQLFSEDAAWQVVATGKGPNRLRRQSGYTYEAADLTDQEAIASLIAKHQPQVIIHSGAMTQADDCERNKDACRDTNVTATKYLLEASVAFFLFLSTDFVFDGLNGPYREDDLVNPISFYGSSKVLAERAVMAARQPWAIARTVLVYGVSDDPKRSNIITWVKGNLEQGKSIKVVDDQWRTPTLVQDLAIGCKLIVEQQATGIYHLSGKDLMTPYDMALAVAEHFSLDASLMERVNADTFTQPAKRPARTGFVIDKAVKDLGFAPRSFKEGIEIVKRQLT
- a CDS encoding prolyl oligopeptidase family serine peptidase, with the protein product MSMTNGAAAQQSKISYPLTKKVDTTDEYHGRKVADPYRWLENDHADDTKAWVIEQNKVTRNYLDKIPFRDKIKARIEEMMDYPKYGAPFREGKYYYFYKNDGLQNQAVLYRQQGTDGTPEVFIDPNKLSDKGTVALGALRFSKDSRYAAYLIAKAGSDWQEAFVMDVESKKVLEDHLDWIKFSGISWKGDGFYYSRYDKPDEKSRLSGKNEYHKVYYHKLGTKQEQDELIYVDKEHPLRNAGVGLTEDERFLVLSTTEGTSGAQLAVRDLTDASQTDFKVLVKGFAFDPSVVDNVGDKLLVLTNEDAPNFKLVAIDPKNPDKANWQTIIPEKPEVLGSVGTGGGKLFASYLKDASTKIYQYDVTGKLEQEIQLPGLGTASGFGGKKEDAQFFYTYTSFVAPATIYKYDITSGKSDVYKRPEAKFDATQYETKQVFFTSKDGSRVPIFLSYKKGLKQDGNTPVLLYGYGGFNIPMTPGFSVTNLFFMEQGGIYAVVNLRGGSEYGESWHKAGMKDKKQNVFDDFIGAAEYLIREKYTNPGKIAIRGGSNGGLLVGACMTQRPDLFKVALPAVGVLDMLRYQKFTIGWAWVVEYGSSEKADEFPYLYKYSPLHNLRKGVNYPATLITTGDHDDRVVPAHSFKFAAALQEAAAGPNPALIRIETQAGHGAGKPTSKVIDEAADIWAFTMYNLGMKM
- the pfkA gene encoding 6-phosphofructokinase — translated: MKKVNNIAVLTSGGDAPGMNAAIRAVVRAGIYHHLNVYGVMYGYKGMLTNDIFPMESKTVANIIQRGGTILKTARCKEFYEPEGRKKAYENLKKLDIDGLVVIGGDGSFKGAQKFSEEFDIPCIGLPGTIDKDIAGTDFTIGFDTAVNTAVDAIDKIRDTADAHDRLFIIEVMGRDAGYIALHSGIATGAEHVLMPERKSEIDDIINELQANERRKKLVNLIVVAEGDEFGGANGVVKHIKERLPQLDTRVCILGHIQRGGTPTCMDRIIASRLGYAAVEALLDGTHNVMVGVVNDKIAYTPLTQAVKAKQSIDEEWFKIIKILAS
- the pyk gene encoding pyruvate kinase, encoding MSTQDLSKYYHKQMDNVAGREHSTHKTKIVATVGPACDTYEKLLELVQSGVNVFRLNFSHGSHEDKAKIISFIRQINATQPYNVAILADLQGPKLRVGEIENNALPLKTGDILTFVNEKCVGNMERIYVSYHNLHKDVRPGQKILLDDGKIETVVKEVTANHEIKAEVTLGGILSSKKGFNLPDTKVELPSLTEKDLIDLDFIIDQAPDWVALSFVRNAADLVDLRNRIKERNSKLKIISKIEKPEAIENLKEIIWESDGVMIARGDLGVELPVEVIPMIQKDIIRKCIHRAKPVIVATQMMESMIDRTRPNRSEITDVANAVLEGADAVMLSGETATGQHPALVIQTMKKIIMEVEKEEIIYNRNLIPHRHSPTFLSDALCYNAAKIAEDLDADALIGMTASGYTGFMLSSYRPKSPLYVFTKERSLVNQLSLSWGVRAFYYAEEMSVDEIVKDQINILKERGFLKTNDVVVNTGSTPVKEHLPTNMIKITRVTDEK
- a CDS encoding MFS transporter; the encoded protein is MALSRWNIIVMAMCTGLIVANIYYSQPLLVLIAQDFGVSESNAGQVTFLTQAGYALGLFFCVPLGDKIERKRQILVMAGLSLLALLLAAKAPNIFVLKISGLLIGFTSVIPQLILPLAANLSDPQHRGKIVGSIMSGLLVGILLSRTLSGIVGQHFGWRAMFWIAAGIVFLLWIVMWRSFPQSRPHFAGSYGALMRSLFTLAKEQPLLREASVINACVFASFGLFWVTIVFHLAAPPFNYGSDVIGMLGLAAAAGALGAPLIGRIADKKNPRIAIGYGLTLVFLSFVIFWLSQANIIGIVVGIIVLDLGIQGVHVSNQTRIYAILPDARNRMNTVFMTVSFIGTAAGSGLGLLVWDVAKWNGACAAGALLVGTAIAVYAMTYKKQ